The Phaeodactylum tricornutum CCAP 1055/1 chromosome 8, whole genome shotgun sequence DNA segment GCGGACGCGCGTTCACTCGCCAAGTCTCTCCAGAGCGAGTGTCTCAACCACAAGTACGTCTACGGGACGCCCATCCCGCCGCATCAGCTCATGGCCGACCTCGCCGACAAGCACCAGCGGACCACGCAAACCTACGTCCGTAGACCCTTTGGAGTTGGACTCCTCGTCGCCAGTGTCGATACCACCCGCCAAACACCGCACTTGTACCAAACCTGTCCCAGCGGGAACTTGTACGAATTCGTCGCATCCGCCATTGGCGCACGATCCCAATCCGCACGCACCTATCTCGAAAAACACGTGGACGACTTGGCCAACGCCACCCGCGATCAACTCATCGTACACGCACTGCAAGCCCTCACCGGATGTGTCTCGGGAGACGATGAACTCACACCCGACAACGGGTccatcgttgttgttggaaatGACATCCCCTACACCATGATTGAAGGAACCGACTTGCAACCCTTTTTGGACCAGTTGGAAACACGAGAAACcccggacgacgatgatgacggcGACGCACCCGACGAAGCGGAGAGTCCACTAGTGCCGGAGCCGCAAGCCATGGAAACCTAACTGGTATCGAGTCATACCCAGCTTTCTACAGGGTCTCCGAACGATTCCGGTCGGTAATTGGGGCGCGTTGCCGTTCCAGATAGGATTTCCAATTCACACTTGCCTACTAATGTAGGGTCATACCTAGCCTTGCAGTCTACACTCGTTTACTACACTTTCTTTACATACATATACCTATACACAGTCACATGCCCATACAACGGTGCCGTCACCACGAATCTCCAGCCAACGTCCACACAAACGTATACACACGCACAGTGTGCATCCAAATACAAATccaacacacacatatatatAGAAAGCAAGGCATTGACCTGGTGGTCGCCGCTACTTGCCATTGGACAAGGACAGCAACTGCAAAGCCGCAATCAACGCATCACCATCCCCACCGTCGACGTTCTCGTCCGCTTTGGCAGCGGGGAGCGATGTTTCCTTGACGGGATCCTTCGCCAACGATACAGCCAGAACNNNNNNNNNNNNNNNNNNNNNNNNNNNNNNNNNNNNNNNNNNNNNNNNNNGTGGCTGCTCATGACACAATaacttttcgttggatgTTACCGATACTATACTGACTCCTACGCAGTATTCGGTGATCATACCCATTTCCATCAGACTCCTCCCTGACTGCATCCAACTTTGCCTTCATAAAAAGAAGCGCACCTCGCATCGAAATCGAGCATGACGCCCTTCTATTTCCTGCCTTCGTGGCTACTTGCTGCTACGCTCCTACTTCAACGATCAACCCCAGCATTCTCCAAGTGTGGCACAAAAGACCCATCGCCCTTCGAACAGCGCTTAGATCAGATTCGAATCAAGCACTTAAAAAACTCACCTCAAGGTCGCCGATTGATTGCGGACTCTTGCGAAGATCTCTGCGTCCAGTGTGTAGAGGTAGACGTCTACTTTCACCTGAGCGCCCTTCCCGTTCCGACAGACGACGGCAGCGAACAGTTCATTTTCCCTCACCCCCTCGAGTCGGTGGCTCGTATCTATGCATTCGACACGACGGTGACCGTAGATGACTTTGCGTCGCTGCAAGATATCTACAACCTGATTGACACGAACATGCAGGTACTCAACGAGAGGTATGCGGAGTCTCCGTTCGTATTTACTTGGAAAAATGCAGACCCGGCCAGTGCCAGCGTTTCCGCCAATCCAGACATGGTGGACCTTGTCGTGGACACCTTATTTGATGAGAATGGCGTGGTTTCTGAACTACACACAGGGGATGCTAGCGTGCTGAACGTTTACCTGACGCATTCGCAATGCCTACCAACAGAGGAAGCCGACCCAGACACAGGCGAAGAGGCTCTCGACTGTAGCATTGTTGGTGTAGCCGTCTTTCCAAGCTATCAGCAAGCCAATCGTCGAGCCGATGGTGTCTATGTCAACTACAGTACTCTATCTGGGGGAGGGTACGTACACAGAAATGGCTCAAATCTCTCTGTGCCAGGCAAATGGTAGCACGCAACGACCGACTTCACTCACGCAATATGTCTTCCTTCCTTTCCAGCCTTCCGAGCAACGATGTTGGTCTGACTTTGGTTCATGAAGTAGGCCACTGGCTGGGACTGTATCATACCTTCCAGAACACTGGTGAAGATGAGGGTGCCGACCCATGCTCACCTGAGAACGGGAACGACTACGTTGCTGATACGCCTGTACAGTCCGCCTCGTCCCAGGACTTGTACGAATGCTCGTTAACGTTTTACGCGGGCGAAGAGCTCCCAGACTCTTGTCCCGACTTGGCTGGAAGCGACCCTGTGTTCAACTACATGAACTACGTCTCGGACGAAGAATGCTGGCCTCCTGGTGTAGGTGAATTTACGTGCGGACAGTATGAGCGCATGTACATGCAGTGGCTACTGTACCGCCAGTCCAACGAACCCTGCCAAGACAATGAAAGCGAAATAAACATTTTGATGGAGATCAGTGAActcttttcggaagaaaatgCTTTTTACCTTACATACGTCGACACCGGTGAAGTGGTGCTTAATTCGACGCGTGATTTTGAAGTCCTTGGGCCTCCTTATCAAACTGAAGTGAAGTCTGACTTTTGTGCTCCCGTTGGACAATACTCGTTGATGCTCGTGGACAGTGCTCAAAACGGATTCCTGGACGGTGGATTTGTCGAAGTGACTGTCAGTGGCGAGCTGGTAGAACGTGTTTCCGGAAactttggagaaatggcCACCATTAATTTTGGAAATACAGCCGGGAATCCAGGCACTGTCCCGAGTAACAGCACTCCCAGCCCGGCGACAGAAAGTGGTCCAACGCAAAGTCCTGTGATGAACAACCCGCCAACACTGAGCCCAGAGAATGGAACTGTTCCTGAAGGTGGTACTTCCCAGGTCAGCGATGCATCGTCCCATGGTTGGTCCCACACAACCATCAGCTTCGTTATTGGTTGGGCGATATTGTGTGTTGGAATTGTCCATATGTGAGAAGATTGATTTCTCATATGTGTTTGTTGAGTGTGAGACTGTCTGTACGCAATTGCTGAGGGTTGGGTGGAGAGTCAATGGACATGGCCTTGAaaccggaagaaaaggcgcTGTGACGGAAAAACATATTCGCTTAAAAGTAAATCAATTAGGATTGAAGTGCTGGCCTCTTAGGCGTTCGTATTGGCATATTTTGTATTGCTCCTTCTACAATGGTGTTCCAAAACCTCAAACCGTATCCTCCGACGGGACGGCATACACACCGTTCAAACAAAATACAGTAGTATGCTATATTCGAGCTTTTGCACGCTCTTCCCTTTGAAGAGAATATCTCACTTTCGGGCCCGATTCTTCCATAATCCACCGTAGCGGTAGTGTGGATGATCCGCGTCTCCGTCGACAACCCCTCCACTCACACTTTTCCAGCAGCGTCCGCAGACCATTTCCCAGTCCCCCGAAGCGTCCACGACGCATCGAATGAGTAGATCCACACTCTGGTGGCACTGTGTGCATTCTTTTCGTCCGTAGGAAGGGTCGGCTCGCCCTTGACGTTGGTCACGGCGTTCAGCCTTGGCTTTCTTCTTGGCAGCCTTTCGTGCCGCCTTGGCGAGGTCTTTGGCAGTGTCCGATTCATCCCGATCGTCGCGGCGTGAGTCCTCGATCCGATCCGTTTCATTGTACAACTCCATCAAGAGGGCATCCGTATCGTTGGATTGGTGAGGTTCGGGTACGGACGTGTTTAAAATATCGCTGTCCGGGTGCGATTCTGCCGTGTCGTTGGATCGGTTTCGCTTGGCCTGCTGGGCTAGCGTCCGTCGCTTGGCGTTGCAGGATTTGGAGCAGGTGGTGACTTCGTCCCATACTTTCTCCCATTTCTTGCGCCAGGTATAGGGTCGATGACAGACAACGCACGTTTTGGTAGGCAAATGTTCCTTCTTGACACCACGCGGCATGGCATTCGACCGACTCGTACGAAAGAGTCTCGTGGTTGTCCGTGAGGCCGTGGTGATGGAGCTTTTTGTGGGAACGAATCGAGCGTGGCGTGCGGCCAATACGGGGGGCCGAACAAAGGCAGCCAAGGCCTTGTCTGCTACCAGCCAACCAAGAGTGAACGCCCGAATAGTAAAACGTGTATCTGGTAGGAAAAATGAATTGCAGCTTTTTCCTTGCGACCCATAACAAACTCGCCAAACAACGATTTCGTCACAGACGGCAATGCTCACTGTAAGCTTACCCACTGGATGTCCCGTGCCTTGTCCGTTTCGGCAACGTCAAGTGCTTGACGTTTTCCCCTTTTTCTATGTCACTGTCATGGCCACTGTTCCAATTTGGAGTGCGATGGATCCCGTCGAGAGGAGTGTAGACAGTGAGTGATGAGTCACAATGCTTGTCGGAACGAATCCGACACACTTTTTCTGCGTGTTCCATCACAATCAAGAATGTTACCCTACCCCCAAGACAATGTGTGCGAGGGAGTGGATCGATTTACACTCCCCATCGATTTTATTTCGATTCACACAGTAAAAATCATGGCCAATTCCAATATAGGAAAGCTGAGTATATCTGAATGTGGGAAACGTCGTCGTGAACCAACATTTCCGACGCGACACAATCCGTGATGGGTACCAGCTAGTACAGCTCTTAAGATAGCTAGATACCAGTTAGCTAGCGAACTACTACGTGTATAAACAGACAAATCGGTACAAACCAGAGGACATTTTCGACGAGGGATCGATCGAACACGAGTTGGTGGCTCGGCTTTCTGTTGGCCACCATTTTTTTCGCGAAAGAGGGTGATAGATATTCGAAGACGATTCTCGTGCCGAGAATAtcgaattgacagtgagggtCTTGGCGCCGGTGGATGCCCTTGGACACGACTAGATCGTACCACAGTAGGGTGTCATTGAAGTACCAAACTCTCTACTAGATACATGGACACCGTTCAAGCTCTCCAACTCTCGACGCAAACACAGGATCGGTGTTTTAGAACAACTTCAACAACCTTTCCTTGACTCCATGTTGTACCCATGCCGTGCGGAAGGCTTGCCAACATTACCATCGCTGGACGAATTGTGTCTAGCTCGTGGGGTATGCGCCTGGAGACTGCCCGGGATAGGAATCCTTTCGAAAGGAGAGAATGTGCGAGATCCCGCTCACGTATCCGAAGGAGAGGAGCAACGACAGCAGTCGCACACACAGTGCGTCTGGACTTCGCGACGGCCCGTATGGACCGTGAATTTGTCCGGTTccagcgacgacgaccgcACGCATCCACATCAGATATGTATTCGCAAAGGAACGTGTGACGGTTCGGACGATTCCTTGGATTCAGAGTCATTGTCCTTTCCTCTATTACAACACGATCGGTACAGAGGAATCGGCTACTGTTGCAGTGGTGGTGCAACATCGTCCCAGCATGTCGACGAGCTCGCAAAGTCACCCACGCCATATTTTTGGGACGCTTCCCTACGATCGCTACTCCTGCCACATTCACAACACTTTGGAACAAATGGCGTCTGATTGTCGGAGTAGTCCAAACGATGCAATGTTGAGCTACCGAGCGAGACCGTTCAACTCTGACCTTTGTTACTACGGGCCCCGTGTGCATAGCTACGACACTATAGATCACCGCGCCGATTCTATCTATGAGAATTTCTATCGAGGCACTTGCATTACCTGGCCAACTGTTGCATGGCGCGTTTTTGCCGTTCGGCTTCCTGCACTTTGGCTTGGAGTTCGGCATTTTCGGCCTGCAGGGCTTGCAATCGCCATTCGGCGTTGTCAAAGCGTTCCAAGAACGTAGCCAATCGTGGATCGACCACGCTAGGTCGCGAGGCGACAAGTGTGCTGGCGGAAATCTGTTCGCTGTCCTTATTCCTTTTCACGACGGGGTCACTTTTCTTGGTGGCCACTTGAGCGGCGGAGAGCCACGACGTGTCGAAAGTCAGGTTTGTGTTCAAGGCTGTTGGTGTTTTGGGCCAAACAATTGGCATGGGGAGCAATACGACTGGTTGGGAGTCGTGCTGGGCCGGTGGTGGGGCGAGTGGCGCACACGTTGTGTTGATCGCTAGCTGCGGTGTAGGTTGTGGCCACAACGCGCGAGGCCACAGATCATCATTATTGATCGTTTCCGTTGTGCGTAGCTTCTTGGTGGGACGGGGTTCGATTGGCAAGTTGTGGACGATGTCTGGCACCACGGGCTGCTCTGGTGTATCCAAGAAACATGGTTTGAGTGGTGAAACGGGTGGATCGTGTGTGGGATTAGATATAGGATGAAAAAAGAGAGCAGATTGGCTCGTACAGTCGCTGGaaaccgaaaaggccaaggagTGCGCCCGATCGAAAGCGGGGGGAGGCGCCGGGAGAGCAGGAACCGGCAAGGTTTCGGGAGATACGTACGTTTTGCCGAAAGCAGAGGCAAATGTTGAATCGTGATCCGTAAATATTGGTTGTAAACCAAGCTGCATAGAATTGTCCCAGTCCGTCATATCGGGTAGAAATGGGCTCACAAGTGGCACAGGACTATGACGCTCGTATAGATAGCTGTTTTCGTTGTGGTTGGAGGCAGGCACGTTACTAGGATCAGACAATTGTTTCGAATCGAGCGGGAATGTGCGGTTGCTAATAGTCACAGAATTGGCGGTAGCCTGGGTCGTTCGACGAGTATTGGAATGGTGTGGTGATACGGCCGTTGCAGAATAGGCTTCCGCGTGGGCACGG contains these protein-coding regions:
- a CDS encoding predicted protein → MFRNQYDTDVTVWSPEGRLLQVEYAMESVKQGSACVGLRSDSICVLGALKRSVSELSSHQKKLLHIDDHIAVGIAGLTADARSLAKSLQSECLNHKYVYGTPIPPHQLMADLADKHQRTTQTYVRRPFGVGLLVASVDTTRQTPHLYQTCPSGNLYEFVASAIGARSQSARTYLEKHVDDLANATRDQLIVHALQALTGCVSGDDELTPDNGSIVVVGNDIPYTMIEGTDLQPFLDQGSRPRHRRRGSRL
- a CDS encoding predicted protein, whose product is MPRGVKKEHLPTKTCVVCHRPYTWRKKWEKVWDEVTTCSKSCNAKRRTLAQQAKRNRSNDTAESHPDSDILNTSVPEPHQSNDTDALLMELYNETDRIEDSRRDDRDESDTAKDLAKAARKAAKKKAKAERRDQRQGRADPSYGRKECTQCHQSVDLLIRCVVDASGDWEMVCGRCWKSVSGGVVDGDADHPHYRYGGLWKNRARK
- a CDS encoding predicted protein, with the protein product MDLSNKSFHDIFLQVMVGHPDDDIHRDAHMQDTRRSSHPNDTSPLPSDVVIGWRSLCGSVLPENIRAHAEAYSATAVSPHHSNTRRTTQATANSVTISNRTFPLDSKQLSDPSNVPASNHNENSYLYERHSPVPLVSPFLPDMTDWDNSMQLGLQPIFTDHDSTFASAFGKTYVSPETLPVPALPAPPPAFDRAHSLAFSVSSDCTSQSALFFHPISNPTHDPPVSPLKPCFLDTPEQPVVPDIVHNLPIEPRPTKKLRTTETINNDDLWPRALWPQPTPQLAINTTCAPLAPPPAQHDSQPVVLLPMPIVWPKTPTALNTNLTFDTSWLSAAQVATKKSDPVVKRNKDSEQISASTLVASRPSVVDPRLATFLERFDNAEWRLQALQAENAELQAKVQEAERQKRAMQQLARRHLFQSVVNVAGVAIVGKRPKNMAWVTLRARRHAGTMLHHHCNSSRFLCTDRVVIEERTMTLNPRNRPNRHTFLCEYISDVDACGRRRWNRTNSRSIRAVAKSRRTVCATAVVAPLLRIRERDLAHSLLSKGFLSRAVSRRIPHELDTIRPAMVMLASLPHGMGTTWSQGKVVEVVLKHRSCVCVESWRA